In one window of Pseudomonas benzenivorans DNA:
- a CDS encoding ABC transporter ATP-binding protein — MASSSGTTAPVFHAAGITKVYGTGPGAVRALRGVDLELPSGELVVLLGASGSGKSTLLNILGGLDRASSGSLHFYDQELTSLSDSQLTQYRRRHVGFVFQSYNLMPSLTAEENVELVTEIAEQPLAPLEALELVGLRPRREHFPAQLSGGEQQRVAIARAIAKRPTVLFCDEPTGALDSDTGRTVLRVLQDINQDLGTSVLIITHAAATAAMADRVLHFADGRIREVTLNASKRPAEEIVW; from the coding sequence ATGGCCAGCTCCAGCGGCACCACAGCCCCGGTGTTCCACGCCGCCGGCATCACCAAGGTCTACGGCACGGGCCCCGGCGCCGTGCGCGCGTTGCGCGGCGTCGACCTGGAGCTGCCCAGCGGCGAACTGGTGGTGCTGCTCGGCGCCTCCGGCAGCGGCAAGTCGACCCTGCTGAATATCCTCGGCGGCCTGGACCGGGCCAGCAGCGGCAGCCTGCACTTCTACGACCAGGAGCTGACGAGCCTGAGCGACAGCCAGCTCACCCAGTACCGCCGGCGGCATGTCGGCTTCGTGTTCCAGTCCTACAACCTGATGCCCAGCCTCACCGCCGAGGAGAACGTCGAGCTGGTCACCGAGATCGCCGAGCAGCCGCTGGCGCCACTCGAAGCCCTGGAGCTGGTCGGCCTGCGGCCACGTCGCGAGCATTTCCCGGCGCAGCTCTCCGGCGGCGAGCAGCAGCGCGTGGCCATCGCCCGGGCCATCGCCAAGCGGCCCACCGTGCTGTTCTGCGACGAGCCCACCGGCGCCCTCGACAGCGACACCGGGCGCACCGTGCTGCGGGTGCTGCAGGACATCAACCAGGACCTCGGCACCAGCGTGCTGATCATCACCCATGCCGCCGCCACCGCGGCCATGGCCGACCGCGTCCTGCACTTCGCCGACGGGCGCATCCGCGAGGTGACGCTCAACGCCAGCAAGCGCCCGGCCGAAGAGATCGTCTGGTGA
- a CDS encoding DMT family transporter, translating into MSLSLYLLTVLIWGTTWIAIKLQVGEVAVAASIAYRFALAAAVLFAVLLLSGRLQRVDGRGQLICLAQGLCLFCLNFLCFYTASQWIPSGLVAVIFSTATLWNALNARLFFKQRIAAKVLAGGALGLGGLLLLFWPQVADHPASRESLLGIGLALLGTLCFSAGNMLSSLQQKAGLKPLTSNAWGMLYGAVMLAAICLVSGTPFAFEWSTRYVGSLLYLAIPGSVIGFTAYLTLVGRLGPERAAYCTVLFPVVALNISVFAEGYQWSAPALLGLVLVMLGNVLVFSKPKPLLPLAQALGGKAG; encoded by the coding sequence ATGAGCCTGTCGTTGTATCTGTTGACCGTCCTGATCTGGGGCACCACCTGGATCGCCATCAAGCTGCAGGTGGGCGAGGTGGCGGTCGCCGCGTCCATCGCCTACCGCTTCGCCCTGGCCGCCGCGGTGCTGTTCGCCGTCCTGCTGCTCAGCGGTCGGCTGCAACGAGTCGACGGCCGCGGTCAGCTGATCTGCCTGGCCCAGGGGCTGTGCCTGTTCTGCCTCAACTTCCTGTGCTTCTACACCGCCAGCCAGTGGATCCCCAGCGGTCTGGTGGCGGTGATCTTCTCCACCGCGACGCTGTGGAACGCGCTCAATGCACGGTTGTTCTTCAAGCAGCGGATCGCCGCCAAGGTGCTGGCCGGCGGCGCCCTGGGCCTGGGCGGGCTGCTGTTGCTGTTCTGGCCGCAGGTGGCCGACCACCCGGCCAGCCGCGAGTCCCTGCTGGGCATCGGCCTGGCGCTGCTCGGCACCCTGTGTTTCTCCGCCGGCAATATGCTCTCCAGCCTGCAGCAGAAGGCCGGCCTCAAGCCACTGACCAGCAATGCCTGGGGCATGCTCTATGGCGCCGTGATGCTGGCGGCGATCTGCCTGGTCAGCGGCACGCCCTTCGCCTTCGAGTGGAGCACGCGCTATGTCGGCTCGCTGCTGTACCTGGCGATTCCCGGCTCGGTGATCGGCTTCACCGCCTACCTGACTCTGGTCGGGCGTCTCGGCCCGGAGCGCGCGGCCTACTGCACCGTGCTGTTCCCGGTGGTGGCGCTGAATATCTCGGTGTTCGCCGAGGGCTACCAGTGGAGCGCCCCGGCGCTGCTGGGTCTGGTCCTGGTGATGCTCGGCAACGTGCTGGTGTTCAGCAAGCCCAAGCCGCTGCTGCCGCTGGCCCAGGCGCTGGGCGGCAAGGCCGGCTGA